AAATTCAAGCGGATAATACCTACAAATATATTTCACTAAAAAGTAATCGAAAGCTCTTGTTAAAGATTATGTTAAGTTCCTTTAGTAACGGAGAAGCTTTTTAATTCTATATAAAGGTGGTTAGCTTTCTTTCCCAAATCAAACTGAATCCAAAGAAACTAAGATAAAACATAGAAACAAAACACCTTTCATCTCTTTCATATTAAAATGGCAATGGCTCAAAAGGATAGGAATACAAGGATGGCTCAAAGGGCCTTTGAAATGGTCGATAAGGTGTACGGTAGGTCCCATAAAATAAGCCCTCCAGTACTATATGTTCCTAGAGATGAGTCTGCTCCTCGTTTTAACCAAAAACCTTATGAATATGGTGGTCCAAAAGTTTATACCGTAAAAGAGGGAACTAATACTACTAGTTGCCGCCGAGTCATTTATCAGTATTCAAAGGAGTCAACCACAAAGGAACCGGTTGTTTCTCCCCCCACGGAACATATTCAATACTTCGGTGGTGTCCATCCTCATATGGGCCATGCAAACAGATTTGAGACTGCGAAAGGACGGCCTATTAGCTGCGACGAGGCCGTCCAACTCTATGGAGGGGTTCTTATAAGGGAATATCGTAAATAAGCGGGGGAAACTAAAATAATGTTGAAGATGGAGGGTGAGTTTGTATAAAAGTATTTATAGTTGTTATTTCTGATTACGGAAAAGTGCAGACCAACACATATCCTTAAGCTTGTCGTAATGGTTTTCACTTAGAATAAGCTTTAGATCACTACCAAGTGTTTGTGTCTGTTAAGTATCAACAAGTACTTCAAGTTGAAGCTTTATGTAAAATAAAATCCTAGGGTGTTACTTCTGATGATGATAAATAATATGCTTTCTTAATGCATTCATATATGTTCTTAACTCATTGTAAACATAAATGACCAAATAAGTGGATATAAAAACACTTACATGCATGTCAAATATAGCCAGTGTATAGAACTTCCAATATATGAAACGAGTTTATATATGCTACACGAAAAATAATAAAAATATATTACAAAATATAGCTAAGCTTCTTTTCTTAATCCGGAGGTGATTTTTAGTTGTTATCTTAAACCCGGAGGATTGTTGTCGGATTGGAACCCGGAGATTATATTTGTCTTGGTCTCAGACTGTATTCTTTGTAAACAGGAAAACCAACATTTATTATAGAGATGTCAATTGGGCTCTCACTTCCCGGACCGCTGCGGGTTTGTCTTGGGCGGCAAACGGCGGGCCTGTCCCGCGCGGGATGCGGTCCTGAAAATAGCTGCCCAATCCCGTACTACATTCTTTGCAGGCTTTCGCGGGCCGTCCGCGGGATATTAGATATTACACTGTGTACTTCTTCCTGCACGAACAAACATAAACAAGAATGAGTTTCTGCAGGAACAAACACCAAACAAGAATGACTTGATCATAGCAAAGTCTATTTCTAATCTTATAGGAATACCATGAAGACACAACACAAGTATTTGGCAATTTAATTATGAAGCACAATGCGTGTACGTATACGTGTCTAGCACGATTTAATTATCAAGCACAATACCATGAAAAAACAATACGTGTACGTGTAGCTATGGAGATTAGTCTTTCAGCTGATATGCATCATTGTTATATGCATATATAGATTAGTTGACAAGGCTGTAACTACATATAGCTTAGTCTTGTTGCTGACTTGATAATAGGAAAATCTCTTTCATGTTATCTTAACCAAAATACCAATGTAATAAAGCAAAACACAAGAAATCCCACATTGTACCAAAGACACCATTATATACAAATCAAAATGTATACGCAAATAATGTGTGACGTTGCGCGCCTCATCATTTCCATGCCAAACAAAGCCTGAGAAGCCCAATATGTTTGTCTTGATCTGAGCAGCCTGTTCAAACATTAAGAATGAGTCATACATAAACATGATTAGTAGATTTGAGGCTAACATAAGAGCTGCAGAACTTGAGTCCAAACTACTGATCAAAATCCACAAGAGTATGCATGTGATTGACAATTTAGAATTGTGTGCAGTAACTTTAAATTTTCATCAGACGTCTTCCTCGTTACCTTGTAAGCAACTACAGAGAAACATTTAAGATATATATTTCATTTCAATTGCAAATTAGATGAACAAAACGAAACCAGTAAAGGAAGTTCAAATGTTTCTAGGATATATGTTTTGGTTTGCAGGGATTCAACAAGATTCAAAACGTCATGAACATACCGCTGGGAATATCTTTGAGACATGGACCTTGCCCCTGTAATATCCAAAAGATAATTATGAACACATGTAGCAACAAAGTTCTATTTAACTCAGGAATGTACTGGCAAAACCTTTTCAATATGGAATTCTCTCGAAGAGTTTGTATCAATCACTGCGACAAGCCTCTCAACAGATTTCCTCTCAGTTTTTTTTTTTTTTAACCTCTCAGTTTTTTTTTAACCATCAGTTTATTTTTGCTTCAGGGGGTTCTGGACTTGGATCCGTTGCATCAGTTTATTATTTACTAAGTACACATGCAGAAATAGTAATCAAAATATATAAAGTCTAGAGTTCATGAGAGGAAGAAAATATATACCTTTTGGTCGGTGACGAGGAGAAGGTAGTGGCTCGATGAAGAAGAATAGCTACGACATGCGGTGGTAGATCGATGAAGAAGAGAATCTCTGGTGGTGGCTTGATGAAGCAGAGAAGCTCCAGTGGAGGCTCGAGGAATATTGGAGAGAAGATCCCACATCGGAAATATGAAAGGGACTTGGGCCAATCCACTAATTGCCAATTGGTTTGAAGTTGGAAGCCTAAGAAACTTATCATGGTATCAGAACGGGCCCAATACCCTGACCCATTAATTTTGGCCCGGACAGTGTCCCGATCATCCCATTAGCTGATGGCCCATAGAAGACTCAGTTCCACCGAGATCACTAGAAAATAAAGCATAATTTCGGAGGAGGTATGATGGATTCTGCGAGATTAATGGTTATACGCACCATTATCTCGAGGGAGGGTATTGGAGAGATGATTCCACATCGGAAATATGAAAGGGACTTGAGTAATATATAAGGGACTTAGGCCAATCCACTAATTGCCAATTAGTTTGAAGTTGGAAGCCTGTGAAACTTATCAAGGAAGAAGAGAATCTCTGGTGGTTGATCGAGAAGATAAGAAGCTCCGGTGGTTCTGCGAAGACAAAGAGAGGCTTCGGTGGTGGAAAGAAAAGGAAGCTCTTCTGCTGGAACTCGAACATGATGTGGTCACCAGAAGCACTGTCGCACGTCGGACATCAAACGGCCATTGTTGGAGCCTCCATTTCTTCCCACGGTCATTGTCGAGCTCCATCGTGTTTCACTCTTTCTTTTTTTTTTTTTTTCAGGTGAAGACAGCGAATCGTCGAGATGCGGTTGATGTGGGCCGTCCCGCGGTTGAGGTGGGTCATCCCGCTTTAAACCCGGTACCGTACAGTCCCGCAAGGCCCAAAATTTTGCGGGTAATGAATTCCTAGGCCCAAACCCACCCCTAACCAACCCCTAACGGGCCAGACCCGCAGTCCAATACCCAGTTTGATATCTCTAATTTATTATATTACTTATATATAATATTGAGTATTTGCACTCTCTACATTAGCTTTATTGGATATTTAGGCAAATACACATTTTGGGTATTCTTTGATATTGGTGAATTTTGTTTGGACCGTTATACCCCTAATATTGATCGATGTTATAATTCCATAAACTTGTAGCATGAATCTTATTTTTTGATTTTATTTCTTACTAGAGTTTTTCTCCGCGCTTCGC
This sequence is a window from Brassica oleracea var. oleracea cultivar TO1000 chromosome C1, BOL, whole genome shotgun sequence. Protein-coding genes within it:
- the LOC106292892 gene encoding uncharacterized protein LOC106292892, with the translated sequence MAMAQKDRNTRMAQRAFEMVDKVYGRSHKISPPVLYVPRDESAPRFNQKPYEYGGPKVYTVKEGTNTTSCRRVIYQYSKESTTKEPVVSPPTEHIQYFGGVHPHMGHANRFETAKGRPISCDEAVQLYGGVLIREYRK